Below is a window of Janthinobacterium lividum DNA.
CATGTGGGCGATCAGGGTAGGAAAGGCGTCGATCGACTTCATGCCCGGATACAGCACAGCGCTGCACATGCCGATCAGGGCCGCCATCAGGCCGAACGGAATCATCAGCGACGACACGTAATAGCAGGCGCGCTTGGCCACGGCCGGGTTGTCCGTGCTGACCAGGGCCTGGATCACGTATTGCGTGGCAAAGATGGAACCGATGCCGCCTATCATCCAGGCGATGATCTGGCCCCAGCCGATCTCGACCCAGTTGAACATCTTGGCCGGCAATTGCGCCTGCAGCGCGCCGATGCCGCCTGTCGCTTCCAGCGCATACGCCAGCGCCAGGATCACGCCCAGGTACTTGACGATGGAGTGGGCGAAATTGGTGTACACGACCGAGCGCATGCCGCCCAGGCTGACATAGATCACGGTGATGGCGCCCACCAGCAAAATGGCCACGGTTTTATTGATGTGCAGCACGGCCGCCAGCACGGCGCCGCCGCTCGCGTACAGGGCCACGGCAACGATGCTCAGCGCGACGATGGTAAGTATCGATGCGGCATAGCGCACGGGTTCGCCGTAGGTTTGCGCCAGGATACCGGAAATCGTCGACTGCCCGCTTTCCTTGTATTTTTTCACCAGCACGATGGCCAGCAGCAAGAAGCCCAGCGACAGCGCCACCAGATTCCATGCAGCGGAAATGCCCAGTTCATAGCCCTTCTGGGCCGTGCCGATGCTGACGGAACTGCCGATAAATTCCGACAGCAGCAGCGCGCCGATCAGATAGGCGGGATAGTTGCGCCCGCCCGCCGTCATGCCCTCGGCGCTGTTGGCATGCTTGCGCACGCTATAGGTAATGTAGGACATGAGGGCGAAATAGCCCACCGTGACCGCGGCGATAATGATCAATCTGTTTTCCATCCGTCTACTCCAAGTCTGCTTTTCTTATTATTATTTTTCAAGAAAGCTTCCCCTGCCGCGTGCCGGACCAGCCGGTGGCGGTGCTCAGGGGAAAGTCCAATTCCCGCCGTACCGATACGGTACAGCAAGCCTCACAATAAAAAGGTCCGCAACTGCACCGTAAACAAGTCCGCCGCTTCGATATTCGAGATATGCGAAGCGGGCAGGCTTGCCAGGCGGGCGCCAGCAATCTGCTGCTGCAGCCAGCGCCCGTCGTCGATGGTGGTCACGGGATCGTGCTCGCCCACGATGATCAGGGTGGGCACGGCTATCGTGCCGACGCAGGCATGCAAGTCCGCCTCGGCCAGCACGTCGCAGCAGGCCGCGTAGCCGCCGGCATCCTGGCCGCGCAAGGTGCTTGTCAGGCGCGCCACCGTGTCCGCCTCGCGCGCAATAAACTGCGGCGTGAACCAGCGCACTGCGGCGCTCTCGGCCACCGCAGCCATGCCGTCGCGGCGCACTTGCTCCGCCCGCAGCTGCCACGGCGCGGCGCCACCGATGCGCGCCGCCGTATTCGCCAGCACGAGCTTCGTCAAGCGCTGCGGCTGGTGTATGCCCAGCCACTGGCCCGTCAAGCCCCCCATGGAAATGCCGCAGAAGGCGGCACGGGCGATATCGAGGTGGTCGAGCAGCGCCACCACGTCCAGACCCAGCCGCTCGATGCCGAACGGCGCGCTGCCGCTGGCCGACTGGCCATGGCCGCGCGTGTCGTAGCGCACGACAAAAAAGTCGCCGGCCAGCGCGGCCGCCTGCGCATCCCACATGGACAGGTCCGTGCCGAGGGAATTCGACAGGACCAGGCAGGGCTTGCTGCGCTCGCCATCCGTGCGGTAATGCAGGCCGATACCGTCCACCTCGCACATTTTCCCGGCAGTGTCGTTGCCTGTATGCGTCATCGCATGTCTCCTCAGGAATCGTCGTCGCGCACCGACGAAGGATGGCGGCACAGCGGCATCACGTCGATCTGCATGTAGGGAAATAGCGGGAGCGAGGTCAGCAAATTATGCAGCTCGTCCACGCTGTCCACGTCGAAGACGCTGATGTTGGCGTACTGGCCGGCGATGCGCCACAGGTGACGCCATTTGCCCTCGTGCTGCAGGCGCTGGGCCAGTTCCTTTTCCGTCTGCTTCAGCTGCGCCGCCTGCTCGGCCGGCATGCTCAATGGCAGGTTCACGTTCATGCGTACATGGAATAACATGGTTTCTCCCTTATTGACGCTGCATGGCATGCAGCTTGTCCATATCGATCTCGACGCCCAGACCCGGGCCCGTCGGCACCTGCAGCATGAAGTCGCGGTACACGAGCGGCTCGCGCAAGACTTCCTGCGTCAGCAGCAAGGGCCCGAACAGCTCCGTGCCCCAGGCCAGTTCGGCAAACGTGGAGCACACGTGGGCCGTGGCGGCCGTGCCGACGCCGCCTTCGAGCATGGTGCCGCCGTACAGGCCCACGCCGGCCAGGCGCGCCACGGTAGCCACTTCCAGCGCGGGCAGCAAGCCGCCCGACTGGGTGATCTTCACCGCATACACGTCGGCCGCGTCGGCCTGCGCCAGCGCCAGCGCGTCGGCGGGGCCGTGCAAGGCTTCGTCGGCCATGATGGCCACGTCGAAGCGCTGCTTCAGGCGCGCCAGCGCGGCACGGTTGCCCGCCTTGACCGGCTGCTCGATCAGGTCGATGCCGCCCGCTTCCAGCGCGGCGATGCCGCGCACGGCGTCCGTCTCACTCCAGGCCTGGTTGACATCGACGCGCACGCTGGCACGTTCGCCCAGCGCCCGCTTGATCTCCAGCACGTGTGCCACGTCGTCCATCACATCACGCAGGCCGATCTTCAGCTTGAAGATGCGGTGGCGGCGCAAGTCCAGCATTTTTTCCCCTTCGGCGATATCGCGCGCGGTGTCGCCGCTGGCCAGCACCCAGGCCACGGGCAGCGCATCGCGCACGCGGCCGCCCAGCAATTCCGACAGCGGCACGTTCAGGCGGCGCGCCTGGGCGTCGAGCAGCGCCGTTTCGATCGCACATTTGGCGAAACGGTTACCCTGGATGACCTTGCGTACCTTGGCCATCGCCTTGGCGACCTCGCTCGCTTCCATGCCGACCAGCAGCGGTGCGATATAGGTATCGATATTCGTCTTGATGCTTTCCGGGCTTTCGCCGCCATAGCTCAAGCCGCCGATGGTGGTCGCTTCGCCCCAGCCGGTGATGCCATCGGCGCAGCGCAGCCGCACCAGCACCAGGGTCTGCGTATTCATGGTGGCGACGGACAACCTGTGGGGACGGATGGTTGGCACATCGACCAGGTAGGTCTCGATATTTTGAATCATATTTATTCCGTATAATTCTGTGGAGTGATGACACCATATTCCCCGAATGTCCCCACGTCCAACACCGAGTTGGTATCAAACCTATACCTGAAAGGTATGAAGATGGAATTACGGCACTTGCGCTACTTCATCGCGGTCGCAGAGGAAAGGAACTTCACGCGGGCCGCCGCGCGCTTGCACATCGCGCAGCCGCCGCTCAGCCGGCAGATGCAGCAACTGGAAGAAACCCTGGGCGTGGCGCTGATCGAAAAGGGGTCGCGGCCCCTGCGGCTGACGGAAGCGGGCGAGTTTTTCCTCGCCCATGCGCGGCCTCTGCTCGACCAGGTGCGCGACCTGCAGGCGATGACGCAGCGCGTGGGCAAACTGGAACGCACCCTGTCGATCGGCTTCGTCGCCTCGACACTGTATGGGGAATTGCCCGACATCGTGCACCGCTATTGCGAACGCCATCCCGAGGTCGACGTGAGCCTGCATGAAATGACGACGGTGCAGCAGCTCAAAGCCCTGAAGGAAGGCCGCATCGACGTGGGTTTCGGGCGCCTGAAAAGCGAAGACCCCAGCATCCGCCGCATCCTACTGCGCGAGGAGCGGCTGGTGGTCGCCCTGCCGCCCGGCCACCGGCTGGCCAAGGGGGAAGGCGGATTGCGCCTGACCGACCTGGTGCACGAAACCCTGCTCGTGTATCCGAAAGCGCCCCGCCCCAGCTTTGCCGACCAGGTGCTGAGCATGTTCAGCGAAGGCAATGTCACGCCCGGCCCCGTCACGGAAGTGCGCGAACTGCAGATTTCCATGGGACTGGTGGCGGCCGGCCAGGGCATTTCCATCGTGCCGGAAAGCGTGCAAGCCATGCATCACCGGAACGTCGTGTACCGCAAGCTGGACGACAAGCATGCGTTCTCACCCATTTTATTCAGCATGCGGCATATGGACCGCTCGCCGGAACTGGACAACCTCCTCGCTGCCGTGTACTCGATCTACGATGAACACGGCATCGCGCACGTCAAGGAAAGCCTGTAGCGCTCACCGCTCATAGCGGCGCGTCGGCCAGCAATGCCGGGCGCAGCGCGCGGATGCGCAGTTCCGTGAAATAACCGCCCGCCTCGTTGTAGCGCAGATAGTGGCGGCCGCAGTTCAGGCAGCGGGCCACCTGACTCAGGTTGGCAGGATAGTAGCGCGGCGCGATGGGCGCCTCCGCGCTGTCGTAGCGCGTGCCGTGCGGGTGGTATTCGGCAAACGTCGGTTCCTCGTACGGATCTTCGCGCAGGGTGCCGATTTCTTCAAAGCGGTCCAGCTCCAGCGAGGTGGGCAACCGTTGCCAGGCGTCCAGCGGGACGGCGCAGCAGCTGCATTTTTTTGTCACCAGCGCCGACGCGGCGGCCAGTGCGGACAAGGCGGGAAAGTCGATGAATAACATGGTTCAGCCTAAGCAAAGGGGCGGCCCATGGCAACGAGCCTGGCCGCGCCCTATTATTCTAGCCCAGCAAGCGACTAGCCATGGGCGCCGTCACCGCGCAACCCGGCGCTGGCGGCCATAGCGCGCCAGGAGCAGCTCGAGCAGCATCAGCATACAGCCAGAAATGAGCAGTAGCGGCATCAGCGCGCACATGCCGGCCGCCACCAGCCAGGCCAGTGCGGAAGGAGAGGTCCAGGCGCCCGGCAGCAGCTTGGGCAAACCCAGCGAGCCAGGCAAGCGCCGCTTGAAAAACATCACCCAGCCCGACACCAGCGAGAACAGCACGCTGGCACCAAACAGCAGCAGCAAGGCCTGGTTCCACCAACCGAATTCGCCGCGGTGGAAGGGGATGCCGATGGCCGTGGCCTTGCCGAACGCCGTCTGCGCCTCCCAGCCCGCGTAATACAGGGGCTTGCCGCTATAGGCATCGAATTGCAGGTCGAAGCGCAAGGTGGGCTGGCTGCGGTCGGCCATGGTGGCGCGCCACACATCGTCCTGGCTGGCCGGCGCCGTCAGCTGCAAGGCGATGGCGGGCGCGTGGCTGCGCGCCACCCGCCAGGCATCCTGCCAGTCGAGCGGCGCGCCCTCCTCGCTTGAGTGCAGGCCGCGCGGCACGGGCGGCGGCGCCTGCCCGCTGACGTCGCGCAGCGTGCGTATGCGCCCGCCCGCCTGCTGGCTCCACGTCAGCCCCGTCGTCAGGATGACGATGCTGACGATGCCCAGCGCCACGCCGAGAAAAGCATGCCACTGGCGCCAGCCATTGCGGCCCCGCGCACCCCGCTTCGGCAAGCCCGATTGCGCACCGCGCGGCCACCACAGGATCACGCCCGTCACCAGCATCACCATCAGCCAGCTGGCGGCCAGCTCGATCATCCAGCGCCAGCCATCGTTTTGCAGCAGGCGCGAATGCAGCTTTTTCGCCCAGTTGCCGAAGCGTTCACTGCTGGCAAGGCTGCCCAGCACGCGCGCGTCATAGGGATTCACATACACGATGATCGCTTGCGCGGGCAGGCCGAACTTCGGCCTGGCTGGCGTGACCGGCGCGGCATGTCCGCCATGGCCCGCATGTTCATCCTGCGCGCCGCCGGGCGGCGCGAACGCCACCTGCACCGCATCGTCCTGTTGAAACGGCGGCACCACGTGCTGCACCGCCCAGCCGCGCGGCGCCGCCCGTTCCGCGGCCGCCACGGCGGCGTCCAGCGGCAGCATGGACGCCTGCGGCGCCACATGATCGAGATGCTGGTACAGCCTTGCCTCGATCTGCGGCGTGAACACATACAAAATGCCCGTCAGGGTGGCCACCAGGGCAAACGGCGAGGCAATCAGCGCAGCCCAGAAATGGATGCGCCAGTACAGGCTTTTGCGGCGTGCGATGAGGAAGGTAAAATCGTCCATGGTCATCCTCACAGTGCGTTGAAGGTATAGCCCAGGCCCAGCATCACGCTGCGCGGCGCACCGGGCGTGTACTGGTTCTGGCTGTTCGGCGCGTAGCTGCCCACGCCCGCATAACTGCTGCTGGCCGAATCGGCATAGCGTTTATCGGCCAGGTTGCGCACCTGCGCCCACGCTTCCAGCCCCCGCGCGACCTGATAGCTGGCGCGCAGGTTCAGCAAGGCGTGGCCCTTGTACTCCACCGTGTTGGCATTGTTCATCCAGTAGCGCCCCTGGTGCACGGCTTCGAGCGCGATACGCGCGCCGGCCACGGGCTTGTAGCCGATCTCGATCGAGGTGATGTCGCGCGGCGCCTGCGGCATGGCGCGGCCGCTGTAATCGAGGGTACTGGAGAGCTGGTAGCGCAGGTAGCGGTGGCGCGCGATGGCCGTGGCGAAGCGCGCGTCGAACGGGCCACTGTCGTAGTTCAGGCCCAGCTCCAGACCTTCGCTGCGCGTGCGTCCCGCATTGCGGTTTTCGCTGTTGCCCGGCGAGAGCGTGTAGCTGACGATGGTGTCGCGTCCATCGAGCCGGTACAGGGCCGTGTCGAGTTTCAAGCGGCCCTGCAAAAAGGCCCAGCGCAAGCCCAGTTCATAGTTGTTGTAGACGGACGGTTGCAGGTCGGCGATGCCCGTCTTGCCATACAGTTGGCTCACTTCCGGCGGCGTGAAGCCCTGGCTGACGTTTGCATACGCGCTGCCAGCATGACCGAGGGCGTAGGTGGCGCCCAGCTTCGGGCTCACGTGCGAAAAACTGCGCGACTCGTCGGGCGCGCCATAATTGACACTGCCGCCGGGCGCCAGCTTGTTATGGTAATCGTAGCGGATGGCGTCTGAACGGCCGCCCAGCACCACGCGCGTGCCCGCCAACGGAGAAAATTCCCATTGCGCGAAAACGGCCGTGTTCAGAATGTCCGTCTGGTAGTCGCGCACGCCCTGCGGATTGCTCGCATTGGCCAGGGAGTAGCGCAGGTAGCGGCCCGTGGCGGCATCGCGCACGATGGACAGGTTGTCGCTGACAAAGGGATTGTCGCTCTTGTCCACGTAGACACCGGCGATCAAGCGCGAACGCAGCCAGGCGAATTCCTGCTGGTGCTTCACGTCCAGGCCCAGCGAATCGACGTGGTTGTTGTTGATGACGCCCTTGCACAGCAGACCCACGCAACTGCCTATGGAATACGCGGGAATCTGCCCATGGTCGTTCTTGCGCGTAAACACGGTGACGGTGCTCGTGCCATTGGCCGTCGTCGCGCCCTCCCACGCCAGGTTCATGCGCGTGGTCTTGTCCTTGCGGTATGTGAAAGTATTCAGGCTCTTGCCCGGGGCATTGCGATAATCGTCTTCAAACAGGCTGCCCGTCATGGCCGCATCGAGATCCGTGTGCACGAGGGTGGCACGCAGCTGCGAGGTGGGGCTGAGCGCATAGTCGGCGCGCAGCGAGAACGAATCCTTGTCGCCATAGCTGTATTCTTGCCAGTTGTCGCGCGAGCGGCGCGAACTGTAATGGGAAAAGCGCAGTCCCAGCGGGCCCCAGGTATCGCTGGCGGAGGTGTCATAGCGGGTGTAGCCGCCCACGTTATCGCGCCGCACGCCGACCTTGGCCGTCGGCGTCGCACTGGCGCCGGCCGTGAGGAAATTGACGGCGCCGCCCACGGCATTGCTGCCGTACAGCGAGGACGCCGCGCCCTTCACCACTTCCACGCCGCTGGCCCCCGCCATGTTCATCTCGTTAAGCGAGTTATGGTTGAAGACGCCCAGCGGACGGATGGGAATGCCGTCTTCCAGGTACTGGTAGACGGCATTCGTGCCGATGGGCTGGCGGATGCTCATGCTGTGCTGCTCGTTGCCCAGGTCATTCCAGTACACGCCGGCGATGCGGTTGAGGATATCGCCCATGGTCTTGGGCTTGTCGCGTTCCAGGGTTTTGGCATTGACGACGCCGATGGCCTGCGGCGTCTCGGATAACCACGATTGCGCGCGTGAGCCGGAAACGACGACGGTGTCGATGGCGTGATCAGTTTGGTCAAGTTGCTGCGCCTGCGCGCAAGGGTAAGCCAGGGTGATGGCGACGGCCAGCACCAATAATTTCTTGTTCATGTGATTCTCGTATAAGTGTGCGGATGCGGCACGTCACACCGCAAGGTGGACAGCGCCAACATTGAAAATGCAAAAACTTAGACGAGGGCGGGCGGCGCGCGCGATTGCGCGGTGGACCAGATGAACAGAGGTGACGGGGACTGGTAGTACAGGGCTGGAAAAATGGCCGTGCCGCTGGCGGCGGGCAGCGGCAGCACGGGGCTGGTCGGCGGCAAGCCGACGGAACCCGCATGCGTGGAACAGAAAGCGCAATGCTCCATCTGCATGGCCTTGCCGCCGGACTTGCCGTCGGCGGCGCCATCATCGACCTGGACGAAACGGATGCCGGCCACCGAGCAGATTTCCGCCCAGCCGGAGCCTGACTCCTGCTTGGCGTTGGCGACGGCCTGGGAAATCGAAGGCGCGAGCGCAGCCAACAGGATCGCAAAACAGGCGATCCAGGCGGCAAAGCGGCGCGTGAACAAGGTCATTCCCATGGCCGCATTTTACCAGCGGCCGCCGGGACTGGGTAGCGGAAAGCGGCTCAGGCGGCCGGGCAGGCGGCGTTGCCGTTGTCAAAAGAGCGCACCACGCTCGCCGCATCGGCGGCAATGCGGTTCACGGCGCGGCGATGACCGAGCACCAGTTCATCATAGCCCGCCCCCACTTTTTCATTGGCTATCGTGCGGCAAGTGACCACCTTGCTGCTGGCCAGCTGGCGCACGCTCCACACGGCATCGATCAGCGCATACTGGCCCATCACCGATTCAAAGCGCTGCACATTGGTGCTGATGCGGTACACGGGCAGGTTGTCCGGGTGCGGCGTGCGGAACACATCGATGGCGCCCAGGTCGTTCGTCACGGCCGTCGACAGGGCCTGTCCGATCTCGCCGGCCAGCGGCCCCGCCCAGCGCTGCTGCTCCAGCAATTCGATGCGGCCCGATGACGCCGTCACAACAAACTGGTTGCGGCTCACCTGCTGCGGCACGCTGACGGCCAGCACCTCGACATAGTATTTCACGGGTTTGGCCGGCTGCGCGTCGGCGCCCCCGCTGAGCGTATAAAAATGCTCGGGCTGGGGCGTGGAGCAGGCGCACAGCAGGCTGGCTGCCATCAGTAGCGCAAAAATTGGCTTCCTCATTTTTTTTCATCTCCTTTTTTACCGCGGATCAGGGACTCTGGGTGGCGTTCCAGGTAATCCGACAGCGCGTTCAGCGATTGTAGGGTTTGCGTCAGCTGCTGCAAGGCCTGGCGCACGTCCGACTGCAGCGGCGAATCCTTTTGCAACACCTGTTCGGCCGTGCCGAAGGTTTGTTTCGCCGCTGTCAGGGTATCGCGCATTTCCGGCACCACCTGGCCATCGAGCTGCTTGAACAGAGTATTGGCCTGCTTGATGGTGGCGTTCAGGTTGTTGCCGATCTCCGCATACGGCACCTGATCGAGCTTGCGGGCGATGCTGGCGATCTGCGTCTGCAATTCATCGAGGGTATTGGGCACGGTGGGCACTTCCAGCGGATACCTGTTCAAATCCAGCGCCACCTTCGGTGCTTTCGGGAAGAAGTCCAGCGCGATGTACAGCTGGCTGGTGAGCAGGTTGCCCGTGCGCAGCTGGGCGCGCAAACCGCGGCTGACCATGCGTTCGAGCACCTGGTGGCCGGCCGAGCCTTCCGCATCGTCGACGGCCGCCTTGAAGCGCATGCCCAGGCGGGCCGGGTACAGATTGACGGTGACGGGCATGCGGAAGTTCTTCTTCACGGGGTCGAATTCAATACCCACCGAGCGCACTTCGCCCAGCACGATGCCGCGGAAGTCCACCGTGGCGCCGGGCTGCAAGCCACGCAGGGACTGGTCGAAATAGAATACGGTGGTAATGGCTTCCCCATCGGGCTCGCGCATGGCGCTGGCCTCGTCGGCCGCCAGCCGGTAAGTGGTGCCAGCCGGCGCCGGGTCTTCCGGCTTGCGGCCATTTTCCGCCTCGAAGGCGATACCGCCCACCAGCATGGCGGCCAGCGACTGCGTGTTCAGTTTGAAGCCGTTGGAATCGAGGCGCACATCGACGCCGCTGGCATGCCACCAGCGCGCATTCTTGCCGACGAACTGGTCGTACGGCGCGTTCACGAAGACCGACATGGTGATGCCGTTGCCATCCTTGTCCAGCGCGAAGCTGACCACCTTGCCCACGCGCAGGCGGTGGAAGAACAGGGGCGAACCCACGTCGACGGAACCGAGGCTGTCCGCATGCAGGGTGTACAGCTTGCCCTTCTGGTCGCCGGCCACGGCGGGCGGATTCTCCATGCCGATGAAATTGTCCTTCTTGGCTTCCGACTTGCCCGTGTCGACGCCGATGTAGGCGCCCGACAGCAAGGTACCCAGCCCCGTCACGCCGCTGGCGCCGATCTGCGGGCGCACCACCCAGAAACGCGAATCGGCGGTGGCGAAGCGGCGCGCCTCCTTGCTCATGTCGATCGTCACCAGCACCTTGCTCAAATCGTCGCCCAGGGTGATGGCGCGCACTTGGCCGATATCGACATCCTTGTACTTGACCTTGGTCTTGCCCGGCTCCAGGCCTTCGGCGCTCTTGAAGCTGACCGTCACCGTGGGTCCCTGGTCGAGGATGGACTTGGCCGCCAGGCCGGCGCCGATCAGCGCAGCGAGCAGCGGAATGAGCCATACCAGCGACGGCAGCCAGCGGCTGCCCTGTTCCACATCGGGTTCCGGCAATGGACGATCACCCATTTCGGCAAGGCCGCCCGCTTCTTTGTCAGACATGCTGTTCTCCAATCACTGTATTGTTTCCGGTATTTGCCACCACCACGGGTTCTTCCTCGCCAGGCACTTGCCCATCGACGGGGTCCCAGATCAGGCGCGGGTCGAACTGCATCGCCGCCAGCATGGTCAGCACCACCACGGCGCCAAAGGCCAGCGCGCCGGGACCTGCAGTGATCACGGCCAGCGACTTGAAGCGCACCAGCGCCACCGTCAGGGTGACGACGAAGATGTCGAGCATGGACCAGCGGCCGATGAATTCGACCATGCGGTACAAGATGGTGCGCTGGCGCGGCCGCCAGCGCGAACGCCGCTGCGCGGTGAAGGCCAGCAGCGCCAGCACGCCCAGCTTGAGCATGGGCACGACCACGCTGGCGATGAAAATGATGATGGCCAGGCCCTTCGAGCCGCTGGTCCAGAACAGCACCACGCCGCTCATAATGGTGTCGTTTTGTGCGCCAAACAAGGAATACGTCACCATCACGGGCAGCAGGTTGGCGGGAATGTAGAGGATCATGGCGGCGATCAGCAAGGCCCAGGTGCGATTGATGCTGTCCGGTTTGCGCACGTGCAGAGCCGTGCCGCAGCGCACGCAAGCCACGTGCCTGCCCTTGCCCAAGGGTGGCGCCACCAGGCCGCAGGCATGGCAGGGCAACACCTTCTCGCCCGGCGCGAAGGCCTTGTAGCGGATGCCGGGCAGCGCTTGCCGCGTCAGGTCGTCACCCAGCTTCCACAGGGCCTTGGGATCGAACGAAACGACGATGGCCAGCATCAGGGTCAGCGCGCCAAACGCGAACAGCCCCGGTTGCGGCAACACCGTGGCCAGGCTGGTCATCTTGACGACGGTGATCAGGATGCCGATCATCAGCACCTCCGTCATGCCCCATTCGCGCGCCGTCTGCACGGCGCGCAGCACGCGGTTGAAGCCCGGCACCTTGACGCCGCCGCGCAAACCCAATGCCACATACAGCAGCGAACCGAGTTCGATGGCGGGAAAGAGAATGGTAAACAGGAAGACCATCGTCGCCACGATGTGCATCTGCTCGGACCACAGCACGCGGATGGAACCGAGCAAGGTGGCGCTGGAAGTGAGGCCATTGACGTCGAGTTCGACGATGGGGAAAAACTGGGCGATCAAAAGACAAAGGCGGCGCCCAGGGTCAGCGCCACCACCTTGGTCAATTCGGCCGATGCGCCCCGCGCGTGGGCGCCCCGGTACAGCACCGAGCGGCAACGGATGCAGCGCGCCTTTTCGCGGGGACGCAGCGGACGTTTGCGGTACAGCACGCCGCAGTCATGACAGCTAATCAGGTCGTATCGGTGCACAGTGTGAAGTTTGCCAGCGCCCGAAGCGCGACTATCCCATGTCAATGCCAGCCATCATATTACAGAGTTGGCATTTTCCTGCACCTCAGCACTATTTATTGTTCTGCGCCTAACAATGTCTCGACCGCACGGCCAATTTGCAGCACTCTTTCATCCGTGCCGGCCAGACCGCAAATGCCCAGCCCCACGGGCAGTTCGCCGTCGGCATGGCAAGGCAGCGACAGCGCGCAGCCGTCGAGGAAGTTGATCACGCTGGCGTTGCGCAACACGAGGCCATTCGTGGCAAAAAAAGTGGCGTCATCCGCTTCCAGGGGTGCGACTTCCGGCGCTAGAATAGCCACGCTGGGCATCAGCCAGGCATCGAATGGCGCCAGACGCCGCCGGGCGATGGCGATCAGGCGCGCACGCGCATCGAGCAAGTCGATGTAGTCGGCCGCGCCTTGCTGCTGGCCGCGGCGGATGCGCGCCGCCACGCGCTGGTCGTACTGCGCGCCCTTCTCTTCAAGCAACACCCTGTGCCAGTGCCAGGCTTCCGCCGCCACCAGGCCGCCGCCGCCATTCAACGTCGGCAGTTCCAGCAATTCGGGGAAATCGAACTGTTCCACCTGCGCGCCGGCTTGCCGCAGCTTGTCCAGTGCGGCGTCAAAAGCCTGCTGCACCTGCGGCGCCACGTGCGTACCGACGTAGTCAAGGGTAAAGCCGAAGCGCAAGCCTTTCAGTGCTGGCGCCTGCGCGCCGATGTCATGGCCCGACAGCGCTGCGTACAAAATGGCGCAGCAATCGACGCTGTGCGCGATGGGCCCGGCCGAGTCGAGGGAGCGCGACAGGGGCACCGTGCCGGCCAGCGACACGGAAGCCGCCGTCGGCTTGAAGCCCGTCAGGCCGCAAAAAGCGGACGGGATGCGGATCGAGCCGCCCGTGTCCGTGCCCAGCGCGCCGGCCGCCATCGTCAACGCCACCGTCACGGCGCCGCCAGAAGTGGAACCTCCCGCCACGCGTGCGCGGTCGTGCGGGTTGCGCGGCGTACCGTAATGGGGATTCAAGCCCAGGCCGGAAAACGCGAATTCGCTCATGTTGGTGCGTCCCAGCAGGATGGCGCCGGCCGCGCGCAGGCGCGCCACGGCGCCCGCATCGGCCACGGCGGGCGGCGCGTCGGCCAGCGCCAGCGAGGCGGCGCTGCTGACCTGCCCCCTGACGTCGAACAGGTCCTTGATCGAGATGGGCACGCCGGCCAGGGGCGAGGCAACGATACCGGCCGCGCGCGCCGCATCGCTGGCGCGTGCCTCGGCCAGCGCCTGTTCACCGTCGAGGCTGACATAAGCATGGCCGCCCTGCGCCCGGTGCGCCTCGGCGCGCGCCAGCATCTGCTCTGTCAGCTGCACGCTGGTGATGCGGCCAGCAGCCAGG
It encodes the following:
- a CDS encoding amidase; its protein translation is MTELTKTIRELAADLAAGRITSVQLTEQMLARAEAHRAQGGHAYVSLDGEQALAEARASDAARAAGIVASPLAGVPISIKDLFDVRGQVSSAASLALADAPPAVADAGAVARLRAAGAILLGRTNMSEFAFSGLGLNPHYGTPRNPHDRARVAGGSTSGGAVTVALTMAAGALGTDTGGSIRIPSAFCGLTGFKPTAASVSLAGTVPLSRSLDSAGPIAHSVDCCAILYAALSGHDIGAQAPALKGLRFGFTLDYVGTHVAPQVQQAFDAALDKLRQAGAQVEQFDFPELLELPTLNGGGGLVAAEAWHWHRVLLEEKGAQYDQRVAARIRRGQQQGAADYIDLLDARARLIAIARRRLAPFDAWLMPSVAILAPEVAPLEADDATFFATNGLVLRNASVINFLDGCALSLPCHADGELPVGLGICGLAGTDERVLQIGRAVETLLGAEQ